CAAAAGAATTTTTAAAATAATTTCCAATATATTTAAATTTTAATGTAAAAGAATCTGAATCAAGATTGACACCAATTTTGTCATCAACATTCTTAAAAAAATCAATATCAATTATATCCAATACTATTTTCTTAGGGTTAACATCAATAGCTCTTGGGATACTCGATATAACATCAATTGGAATATAAACATTTTTACCCCACTTTGCAGAAAAATCACTTTCTTTGGCAAAAACCTGGTTAAAAACAGATTTGCCAAGATCATCGTAAATTGTAACTCTGTAAGAAATCTTTTTAACAGGATGAGTTGTTGAGACAACACCGGCTTTAAGCTGGTATAAATGCGCATCTTCAAACACTAAAACTTTGGCATCTTCTATTTCTATGTAATATAAATCCTTAGGATCTGAAATAAGATTAGCAGCTTCAACTACTAAATCCGTAGCCATAGTAATAGGAGGAAGACCTTGCGATGTATAAGAAGGAGTAAATTTTTCTTTTAAAGACATTTTACCATTTCCATTCAAACCAATAAAACCCTGAAAAGATCTGTAAGTAATTAAAGAAATAAAAAATATTAAAATGGAACTCAAAGTTAATATTAACATTCTGTTCTTGGATTTTTTAGACTCATAATAGTCAATTAAATCTAAATCATTTCTTATTCCAAATTCTTTTGCTTGCAAAATTACATGCATCATTTTTTTTTTAGATTCTTTAGTATTTAACTTATCGGTAATTTCTTTAAAAAGAAAAAAAAATAAACTAAAAGTTGATTTATTATGAAGAGAATAAAAATAGACGGATTCAAGCTCTCTAAAAGCAATATCTACCTTACCCATATCAAAAAATCTTTTAACTCTGGCATAAGATCTTTTAAAATGAAATTCTATATTCTCAATATCATTATCAGAAATATCTGATACTTCAATAATATTTTTGATACTCTTTTTGGTTAAAATCTTATTCCTATGTTTCCTAAGTTTTGATAAATAAACTTTAATTCTATCTTCAGATGTTTTACGACTATTCATTGTCTTCTAATTCATCAACTTTTTTTAAAAGCCAATAAGCAATATTTCTGGCAGTAGTCTTTGTAATAGAAATTCCTATAAAAGAATTAATTAATACTATTTTTCCCTCTTCTCCGCGTTTTAGCTCTTTTGAAGCCTCTTCCAAAACACCTTCTTTGGTTTTTGTGTAAGCAATATCCTCAGAAATCTCAGTAGACTCGAAAACAAGATCACAAAAAATTTCTCCCGCATTAGTTATATTCCCATAAATATTATTAACAGGAATTAATTTATAATCCTCAGCTTTTTCAAACCTATAAATTACTTCTTTCATATAAACGAGTATACCATAATCAAAATACATAACCAATAAACAAATTTATACAAAAAATTAATTTCAATTCTAAAAAAAATGATTATTAATTAATAATCATTTTAAACTTTTTTTATGAAATAAAAAATAATGATATAATAATTAAAAGCTAAAAATCAGAAGAAAGGAACTTGTAAGGATATGTATTTAAAACAAATAAAAAGCAATGCCGAAAAGGTTAAGCTTTTAAGAAAAGATTTTCCTATTTTAAATAAAAAGTTTGACAATAAAAATATAATTTATTTTGATAATGCGGCAACCTCTCAAAAGCCCAAAAAAGTAATTTATTCTAGCATAGAATATTATGAAAATTACAACGGAAATGTGCATAGAAGCGGACACAAATTTGGAATTGAATCTAGCATAAAAATAGAAAAAACAAGAGAACTTGTAAAAAATTTCATTAATGCAGAATCTGCAAAAAATATAATATTTAATTCTGGAACTACGGATGGAGTTAATACCATCGCAAACTCATTTTTTTGCTCAAAATACTTTAAAAAAAAAGATGAAATTATTCTCACAACCCTCGAACATAATAGCAATTTGCTGCCATGGGCAAATCTTGCAAAATTAGCTGATCTAACAATTAAGTTCGCCAAATTTAATGAAATGGGAATTGTTACCCCTGAAGAAATTGAAAAACTTATTACAGAAAAAACAAAGCTCATTAGTATTGCAGGAATAAATAATACTTTGGGAACCATTAATGATTTAGAATCTATTGGAAAAATCGCAAAAAAATATAATATAAGTCTATTTGTAGATGCTGCGCAAATGGCACCTCATATAAAAATAGATGTCAAAAAAATTGGCTGTGACTTTTTGGTATTTTCCGGACACAAAATGCTTGCTCCAACAGGAATAGGTATTTTATACATTTCAAATAGTATGTCTGAAAAACTTAATAGTTCAAAATTGGGAGGGAATACCGTAGAAAAAATATTTATAGAAAATGAAAAAATTAAATTTAAACCATCTGATACTCCTAATAAATTTGAATCGGGAACCCCAAACATTGCAGGAATTATTGGACTTGAAGAGGCAATAAAATACATTAATAACATTTCTATGGATTTTATTTTAGATCATGATCAGCAGTTAATCGACTATGGAGTAAAAAAATTACAAGAGCTTGATGAAGTCGAATTTTTACTAAATACAAATCTTAAACGAAATTCAATAATATCATTTACGGTAAAAAATATTCATTCACACGATATTGAAACCTATCTAGATACAATGGGAATAGCAACTAGGGCTGGAAAAACTTGTTCTTACGTAGCATTTTTTCCAGAAAATTTAAATAAAGACCATCTTTTAAGAATTAGCTTTTATTTTTACAATACACAAGAAGAAATTGATAATTTCATACTGGGATTAAAAAAAGTAATAAAAGAGCTTTCATAAAAATTTAAAAAAATAAGCATCTTAACAAAGTTAATCAAAAAAAAAGATTTTTGATTAACTTTAACTTAAGGCTTAATAAACATTATTTCAAGCGTTAAAAATCTCAAAGCAATTTCAACTATATTTTTAAAATTTTTTATTTAAAATTCTTCACACTATCTTCTATCACACTATCTTTTATTATTGATTTAATAAATCAAAGAAAATAAAATTAAATTATGCTCACTGAAAAAACCAAAAAAGAATTACTAAGACTTAGTAAAGTAAATAATTATATAATAGATAAAATAGAAACAAATCAAAATCTAAAACATCAATCTAAATGTGGAGATCAAATTTTATTCCAAACAATAGAAATAAATAACGGAAAATTTAACTTTAAACATCATGCATCTGGATGTATGATTTTACTTGCAAGCGCCAACGCTTTAAACAAATTATGTAATGACAAACCAAAACCAGAAATCCTAAACTTAGTGCAAAAAGTAATAAACAGCGATTTTACAAATTTAGACGAGATTGATGTAAGTTTAAAAATTTTTAACATATTTACAAATACAAACAGAAAAGACTGTTTTTTACTACCATACAAATCATTAAAAGATAGTTTAGAAAGCTATAAGCCTTTAAGGAGAGCTATTAAATGAAAATCTATTCACACTCATCAATCGGATATGAAGGAGAACTAATTGAGATTGAAATAGATATTAAAAAGGGAATTTCTGGAATTGATATCGTAGGGCTTGCTGGAAGCGAAATTAAAGAATCAAGAGAAAGGGTAAAATCAGCTATCAAGAATTCAAATTTTCATTTTCCTAAAAATAGAATATTAATAAATCTTGCACCTGCTGGGGTTAAAAAGCTTGGTACAGCTCTTGACCTTTCTATTGCTATCAGCATTATTAAAATACAAGAAAACAAGAATAATAAAAATTTAGAAATCTTAATATTGGGAGAATTGCAATTAGATGGCCAAATAAGATCAATAAAAGCGGTTTTACCAGCAATTGCTCTTGCCAAAGAAAGGAAAATAAAATTTGCAATAGTTCCCTTTGAAAATTTAGAAGAAGCACGTCTAATAAATGGTTTGAATATTTGGGGAGTTAAAGATTTAAAAGAAACTATAAATATAATAAACCAATTAAACAACAATATACTCCCCCCAAGAACAAATATTAAACCGCAGCCAGTAATTGAACAAGATTATATTTTAGATTATGACTTCAAGAATATAAAAGGACAACAAAGAGTAAAAAGAGCAATTGAAATAGCAATTGCTGGTGGACATAATATCATGTTATTTGGTCCGCCTGGAAGCGGAAAAACACTTAGTATTAAGTGCGCTCAATCTATTCTTCCTCCACTTACAAACAAAGAGCTAATAGAAACAAATAGAATATGGTCAATATCCGGGAAATTAATAGAAAGAAAGATAATAAAACAAAGACCTTTTAGAAATCCCCACCACACTGCTAGTAAAGAAGGAATAATCGGTGGAGGCCCTAACCCTTTGCCCGGAGAAGTTTCTCTTGCCCACAATGGAATATTATTTTTAGATGAAGCTTTAGAATTTAAAAAATCTATCTTACAATCCTTACGTGAACCTATTGAAGACAAATCAATTTCAATCTCAAGAGCAAGTTCTAAATTATTCAAATACCCTGCAAATTTCCAACTAATGCTTGCAATGAATCTTTGCCCCTGTGGAAATCTTGGCAAAAAACACACAGACTGCTTTTGTTCGCAACAAGAAATTTCCAATTATTGGAAAAAACTTGGAGCTGCAATGCTTGATAGAATTGACATTAGGGTTCCAACAAGAGCAATTAATAATGAAAAATTACTCAGCGAAACAAGCGAAAGTTCAAGCGAAATAAAACAAAGAATAATAAAAGCAAGAAACATCCAAAATATAAGATACGAAAATTTTGCAAACATAAATAAAAATTCTGATCTTAATTCCGATCACATTGAAAAATTTTGCAAATTAGATACAATCTTAAAAAATGATTTGATTTACATTTTAAATAAACTCAACATATCCTCAAGAGCAACACATTCAATATTAAAAATTGCAAGAACAATCTCTGATTTAAAAGAAGAAAAAAATATTTCAAAAGAAGCCTTACTTGAAGCAATTGAACACAGAAAAAACGGAGAAAATATGCTTGAAAAATAAAAACCCCAAAAATTGGGGCCTTAAAACTAAAATTCTATTTTATCAATATAGCTTTTAAGCTGATTAGCAGAACTGTTAAACTTTTCAAGCTCTTTAGGACTTATATTAAAGTTTAAAACTTCTTTGACTCCCTCCTTACAAACTATGGCAGGTGCCCCAATATAAAGATCTTTAATCAATCCCCCATACTGACCATTAATATAAGAAGATATTGGCAAAATAATATTCTGATCTCCAATTATTGCATTTACAATATTCTTAATACCAAGTCCAATTGCATAATAGGTTGCTCCCTTTAACTTAATCACCTCATAAGCAGCATTCACAACCTTTTTATGAATTTCATCAAGCTCCAATTCAGTTATTTTGCCTTCAGCAAGATATTCTGATAAAGGCTTCATTGCTATTTTTGTTTCATCCCAAGTAGCAAAAGAACTATCACCATGCTCACCCATAACATATGAATGTATATTTTGAGTGTTCACATTAAAATGATCACTTAAAAAATATCGAAGTCTTGAAGTATCAAGAATAGTTCCAGTCCCAATAACCTTATGAATAGGAAATTTAGAATACTTCATTGTAACATAAGTCATAATGTCTACAGGATTGCTTGCAACAACAAAAATACCATCAAAACCACTAGATACAACATTAGTTACAATATCTTTAAATATTTTAGAATTTTTATCAACCAAATCAAGTCTTGTCTCACCAGGTTTTTGGTTAAGCCCTGCCGTAATTACAATAATGTCTGCATTAGCACAATCTTTGTAAGTCCCAAACGATACATTAATATTCTTCTTTAAAAACATTTGGCCATGATTAAGGTCCATGACCTCCCCTTTTGCTTTATTTTCATTAACGTCAATAATTACAAGTTCATGTACAAGTGAATTGTCTATTGTCAAAGCATAAGCAAAGCTTGAACCAACCCCACCAGCTCCAATAAGAACAACTTTATTAGACTTAAGCATAAATTACTCCATATAAATTTAAACTACGTAAAAACTAATTTTAAATAAGTAATGATACAAATATTCTATCGCATTTCTAAGAGCTTTGCCAATCATAAACCTTTAAATGCCTTTAACAATTAAAAACACATTTAATTGTCGTTAGATTTCAAAACTGCAAGAAAAGCGCTTTGTGGGATCTCAACATTTCCTACCATCTTCATTCGCTTTTTGCCTTCTTTCTGCTTTTCTAAAAGTTTTCGCTTACGAGTAATATCACCTCCATAACACTTAGCAGTAACATCTTTTCTAACAGGAGAAATTGTCTCTCGAGCAATAACATTAGAACCAATAGCACCTTGAATAGCTATTCTAAATTGCTGCCTTGCTATTTCTTCTTTCAACTTTTTACAAATCACAACAGCCTTAGTTCTTGCGCTATCTTTAAAAACTAATTGAGAGAGTGCATCAACTCTATCCCCATTGACTAATATATCTAATCTTACTAAATCTGTATATTCATAATCTAAAAGTTCATAATCAAAAGAAGCATATCCACGACTCACAGATTTAATCTTATCATAAAAATCAAAAAGGATCTCAGAAAGAGGCATTTTATAAATAAGTTCAACACGCTTAGTATCAAGATAGATTAAGTTCGTCTGAACTCCTCTTTTCAATAAACACACACTCATAATATTACCTAAAAATTCTGTAGGAACAATAATATTGGCCTTAATATAAGGCTCAAGAACACTTTCAATAGATTCATTTCCAGGAAATTGTTCAGGAGTTTCAATAAAATAAGATTCTCCCTTTTTAGGAATTATTTTGTATCTAACAGAAGGGGAAGTTAGTATCACATTTAAATTAAATTCACGTTCAATGCGTTCTTGAATGACTTCTAAATGCAAAAGTCCAAGAAATCCACATTTAAAACCATGCCCAAGAGCAGATGATGAATCTTTTTCAAATGTTAACGACGCATCATTAAGCTTTAATCTATCCATTGCCTTTAAAAGATCATCATATTGATTAGCATCAACAGGATATACTGAAGAAAACACTACGGGCTTAACTTCTTTAAATCCCTCAAGAGGAGATAATGCGGTAAAATCACAAAGGGTTACTGTATCTCCAATCTTCACATCTGATATATTTTTTATTCCTGCAATAAAATATCCAACATCCCCTGCTTCTAGACTATCCTTTCTTTCAAGTGATATTTTAAAAATTCCAATCTCTTCAATTAAATGCTCGCTACCAGTATGCATTAACTTAATCTTATCGCCCGTCTTGATTTGTCCTTCGAAAATTCTAAAGTGAACAACAACTCCTCTATAAGAATCATAATGCGAATCAAAAATTAATGCTCTTAACGGATCTTTAACACTTCCCCTAGGAGATGGCACATACTTACAAATAGCTTCAAGCAAATCATCAATTCCTATTCCATTCTTAGCAGAAATAGAAATAGCAATTTCTTCATTCAATCCTAAATCACTCTTTATTTGCTTCTTTACAAAATCAATATTTGCATTTGGAAGATCTATTTTATTAATAACAGGAATAATTTCTAAATCATGCTCAAAAGCCATGTAAAAATTAGAAACTGTCTGAGCTTGTATCCCCTGGCTTGCATCAATTAATAAAAGAGCGCCCTCACAAGATGAAATTGCTCTTGAAACTTCATAAGAAAAATCAACATGGCCTGGAGTATCTACAAAATTTAATTCATAACAATTACCATCATTACTTTTATAGGTAATTGTTACTGCCTGACTTTTTATTGTAATGCCTCTTTCTCGCTCAATATCCATATTGTCAAGCATTTGACTTTTAAAATCACGATCAGATATTATTTTAGCCTTTTGAATAAATCTATCGGCTAATGTTGACTTACCATGATCAATGTGTGCAATAATGCAAAAATTTTTCTTACGAATACTAATACTACTCACCCCGAACTACAAATCAAGATTTAAAGATTTACTCCTTTTTTAAATATACATAATTTTTAATTTCACTTCTTGATTTCGCAATATAAGGAGAAAATCTTGGTGCAAGATCCACTATTAATTTCCAAGTATCTATTGCTCTAAATCTATAATTACCATTGGAATACGCATAAGTAGCAACAGCAACATTATAAACTATTTCCCAAAAATCTGTAGATTCAAAAGCATTTTTTATTGCCTTATACTCATTAATTTTTTTAACAAAAGATCTTAAATTTTTAAACTGATAAACGGGTTCATAATAAGAAATATAATCATACATTCTTGTTAGAATCCCCACTGTAGCTATAAGCCCATGAATAATTGAAAGTTCATAAGCTCTTAAGCGTAAATAAACTTTTGACAATAATTGATGAGTATCAATAACATTGTAGTTTTTAAATCTGTAAAGATTAAAAGTAAAATCAAGACCAAAAGCTCCTCTTACTTGTTTTAAATAAGAAGTTAGATAAAATGAAACATTAAATTTATTGTCTGGAGCACCATTCTCACTTTGAGAATAATCATGATAACTATAGTAATCTTTTTTAGTTGAAAACTTATTTAATATATCATTTAAATAATCAATTGTATCAACATAATTATTTTCAAGTTCAGCCATTTTGGCTAAAGAAAAAAGTATTTTTTTTTCAAAAGATTCATCTAATAAATAATCTTTGTCTTCAAAAGACTTGTAAAGGTTTAATTTTTCAAGAACAGCATTCCCAGACATACTATAAGCCACTGATAAATAATAGCTGGCTTCGGGATAAACCCCTTTTCTAAGCAAAGCTTCCTGCAAATAATTAATCGCATGTGTAAGATTAGACTTACCAAGTTCAGATTTAGAATAAAGAAATTGCCTACCTTTTTCAAGTAAAATCCAATACGGAAAATTTTTATTACCTACAGAATTCAAATTATTACTTAAAGAATTCAAAGAAATAGAAAAAAACAGGGCAAAAAAGAATAAAAACAAATTTCTCATAATAATAAATATATTAAATTAACTCATAAATTACGAGAAAATTTAATATTAAAAGAAACATAAATAAAAAATTAAACAAACTTAAAGATCATCAAGAATACCATTACAAAAAGAGCAACAGATTCTATTAATCCCAAAACTAATAGATATGTAGCAAATCCTTTACCTGTCTCAGAAAAAGCATCACAAGCCCCTGCTGCTGCTTTACCTTGAGCAAATCCAGAAACAGCAATTGCAAACCCACCGCCAATACCGGCTCCAAACAATAACCATGGATTTGTCTGCATCATTACCTCATACAATGTGTTCATTAAAATATACCCATATATTATTTGAGTCAATGGCGCTGAAACAAAAACAATCAATAAAAATGGTGCCGGCTTTCCTTGCATATAGCATCTCTTCCATGCCCCAATAGCAGCACTGCCTGCTGCTCCCATGCCCAAGGCAGAGCCTATTGCTGAAATTGTCAAAGCTGAATTAACTCCTATTAAACCTATATCCATAAGTACTCCTTTTTATTTATTTTTTTATTTTTCTAAAAGGCTTATAAGCATATCCATTCCATTCTTGGCCTAAATGGTTTGAAAATTCAAGCATATTAAGCCTTAATCCATGAACAACTACTGAAAGCAAAGATAACATTATATTTAAAACATGTCCAAAAAGTATAACAATAGCTCCAACTATTATAAAACCAATATTAGAAGATTTTAGTAAAGGTATTGACATAGTATTAAAACTTGCTGAAATTGAAAGTCCTGCAAGTCCAACTGCAAAAAGTCTAATATAAGATATTATATCTGCAAACCCAGACACAGTAGTTAAAAATTGCTCTATAATTCCCCCAAAACTTTTCAAGATACACTTGAAAAAATTTGAACCATCTTGCTTGCCAAAAATAAATACAAGCGCAATGCCCAAATATATTACATTGTAAACAACACTGTGCATGGGAAATCGAGATTGACTTATTATTAAATTTAAAACAAGGTAATAAAGGCCAATTATAGCTATAAGCCAACCAATCTGTGCAATTGAATGAATATGGGGTTTTTCTTTTACTTGTCTTAAAAAATTCCAAGCATGAGCCAATGCAATTTGCAAAACTCCTATTGAAAAGCAAATAAAGATAACATTTTGTACACTATCTTTATCTGTCAAATAACTAACTTTAAATGAATTTAAAATAGGAAAAATTTCAAGAATTAAAGGACTACCAAACCAAGTCCCAGTCATAGAACCATAAAGTATCGATGATATACTAAGATAAAATATTAACCCATGAATCGGAGTTAGGGGCTTGCCCCTAAGAATAAAACTCAAACTAAGCAAAATTCCTATCAAAAAAAATATTACACCATAAGCTGCATCACCCACTATCATACCAAAAAACACAAAGAAAAATAACATAAAAATAAAACTTATATCCCTTTCTTTATATCCGGGAATCGTCTCTAAAATATTAAAAATAGGCGCAGCTAAATTGGCAATTCCTTTTCTTTTTATATAGGTTGGAATAATATCATTTTCTTCAGGATCTGCAAATTGCACCGCAAAGCCTGCTTTTAAAACTGAGCTTTTAAGAGATTCTTGCCTTTCAACCGGAACAAATCCCGTAATATATGAAAAATCTTCAAAATCAGATTGCATATCAGCTAAGACTTGCTCAAACTCTACGATTTGATCGTAATTTTTTATTTCATCTCTTAAAATATCAATGTATTTATTAAAAAGAGAGATTTGAGTTAATTTTTGATCTAAAATCTCATCAACAACCTTTAATTTATTATTAATATAATCAAAATCAAAATTAAACTTAAATTCATCAGCAATTTCAATTTTTTGCTCAAACTCACTAACGCTCACAAAATAATAAGTGTTTTTTACATTTTGAATCAAAAGTACATTAACATTAGGGTCTTTTAATAAATTTTTATATTCACTTTTTTGGATTTTAAAAAATTGAATGTAAATGCCAGAATCTTTTAATTTGTCAATATCATCCAAAGAAAAATTCCCCCAAACAGAAATTAAATTCCTTTCATGCAATAAAGATCGCTTAATATCTTGAAATTCTTTAATCTCATTACCTAAATTGACTATGCTTTTTGCAATATCTAAAAAATTTCCATTAGAAGATTTTAAAGCCTTAACACCTCCATCTTCTTTAAGTAGCGAAAAAGCTTGCATTAAAATTCGCCGATTATCAATGCTTTTTTTTAAAGAATCTGAATTCTTATTGCAAAAATTAATATGAACTGCTCCAAAATCTCTTAAAATCTCTAATGATTCTTTTTTATATTTTGATAAAGTCAAAAGTAAAACTTTTTTCATTTTTACAATCATAAGCTTGTTCCTATCTTTTTTTTATCAAACTAGCCTTAGCAATTTTACCTCTTACAACAGCCGCAGTTTGCTGATCCCCAAGATATACATTAATTTTTTTTATATTAGCCTTAACTGTTGGTATCATAACTTTCTCAAATAAATTAACCCTCTGAGATGTTACTCTAAACTCTTTTAAAAGCAAATCAATCTGTTTTTTTAAAATTTTAAGTTCTACATCAATTTGAATTACAGTTTTAAGAACCTCAATTCCCTTATCTACCCA
The nucleotide sequence above comes from Borrelia maritima. Encoded proteins:
- a CDS encoding cysteine desulfurase, whose protein sequence is MYLKQIKSNAEKVKLLRKDFPILNKKFDNKNIIYFDNAATSQKPKKVIYSSIEYYENYNGNVHRSGHKFGIESSIKIEKTRELVKNFINAESAKNIIFNSGTTDGVNTIANSFFCSKYFKKKDEIILTTLEHNSNLLPWANLAKLADLTIKFAKFNEMGIVTPEEIEKLITEKTKLISIAGINNTLGTINDLESIGKIAKKYNISLFVDAAQMAPHIKIDVKKIGCDFLVFSGHKMLAPTGIGILYISNSMSEKLNSSKLGGNTVEKIFIENEKIKFKPSDTPNKFESGTPNIAGIIGLEEAIKYINNISMDFILDHDQQLIDYGVKKLQELDEVEFLLNTNLKRNSIISFTVKNIHSHDIETYLDTMGIATRAGKTCSYVAFFPENLNKDHLLRISFYFYNTQEEIDNFILGLKKVIKELS
- a CDS encoding iron-sulfur cluster assembly scaffold protein; amino-acid sequence: MLTEKTKKELLRLSKVNNYIIDKIETNQNLKHQSKCGDQILFQTIEINNGKFNFKHHASGCMILLASANALNKLCNDKPKPEILNLVQKVINSDFTNLDEIDVSLKIFNIFTNTNRKDCFLLPYKSLKDSLESYKPLRRAIK
- a CDS encoding YifB family Mg chelatase-like AAA ATPase, coding for MKIYSHSSIGYEGELIEIEIDIKKGISGIDIVGLAGSEIKESRERVKSAIKNSNFHFPKNRILINLAPAGVKKLGTALDLSIAISIIKIQENKNNKNLEILILGELQLDGQIRSIKAVLPAIALAKERKIKFAIVPFENLEEARLINGLNIWGVKDLKETINIINQLNNNILPPRTNIKPQPVIEQDYILDYDFKNIKGQQRVKRAIEIAIAGGHNIMLFGPPGSGKTLSIKCAQSILPPLTNKELIETNRIWSISGKLIERKIIKQRPFRNPHHTASKEGIIGGGPNPLPGEVSLAHNGILFLDEALEFKKSILQSLREPIEDKSISISRASSKLFKYPANFQLMLAMNLCPCGNLGKKHTDCFCSQQEISNYWKKLGAAMLDRIDIRVPTRAINNEKLLSETSESSSEIKQRIIKARNIQNIRYENFANINKNSDLNSDHIEKFCKLDTILKNDLIYILNKLNISSRATHSILKIARTISDLKEEKNISKEALLEAIEHRKNGENMLEK
- a CDS encoding L-lactate dehydrogenase, with amino-acid sequence MLKSNKVVLIGAGGVGSSFAYALTIDNSLVHELVIIDVNENKAKGEVMDLNHGQMFLKKNINVSFGTYKDCANADIIVITAGLNQKPGETRLDLVDKNSKIFKDIVTNVVSSGFDGIFVVASNPVDIMTYVTMKYSKFPIHKVIGTGTILDTSRLRYFLSDHFNVNTQNIHSYVMGEHGDSSFATWDETKIAMKPLSEYLAEGKITELELDEIHKKVVNAAYEVIKLKGATYYAIGLGIKNIVNAIIGDQNIILPISSYINGQYGGLIKDLYIGAPAIVCKEGVKEVLNFNISPKELEKFNSSANQLKSYIDKIEF
- the lepA gene encoding translation elongation factor 4; amino-acid sequence: MSSISIRKKNFCIIAHIDHGKSTLADRFIQKAKIISDRDFKSQMLDNMDIERERGITIKSQAVTITYKSNDGNCYELNFVDTPGHVDFSYEVSRAISSCEGALLLIDASQGIQAQTVSNFYMAFEHDLEIIPVINKIDLPNANIDFVKKQIKSDLGLNEEIAISISAKNGIGIDDLLEAICKYVPSPRGSVKDPLRALIFDSHYDSYRGVVVHFRIFEGQIKTGDKIKLMHTGSEHLIEEIGIFKISLERKDSLEAGDVGYFIAGIKNISDVKIGDTVTLCDFTALSPLEGFKEVKPVVFSSVYPVDANQYDDLLKAMDRLKLNDASLTFEKDSSSALGHGFKCGFLGLLHLEVIQERIEREFNLNVILTSPSVRYKIIPKKGESYFIETPEQFPGNESIESVLEPYIKANIIVPTEFLGNIMSVCLLKRGVQTNLIYLDTKRVELIYKMPLSEILFDFYDKIKSVSRGYASFDYELLDYEYTDLVRLDILVNGDRVDALSQLVFKDSARTKAVVICKKLKEEIARQQFRIAIQGAIGSNVIARETISPVRKDVTAKCYGGDITRKRKLLEKQKEGKKRMKMVGNVEIPQSAFLAVLKSNDN
- a CDS encoding ATP synthase subunit K (produces ATP from ADP in the presence of a proton gradient across the membrane; the K subunit is a nonenzymatic component which binds the dimeric form by interacting with the G and E subunits), yielding MDIGLIGVNSALTISAIGSALGMGAAGSAAIGAWKRCYMQGKPAPFLLIVFVSAPLTQIIYGYILMNTLYEVMMQTNPWLLFGAGIGGGFAIAVSGFAQGKAAAGACDAFSETGKGFATYLLVLGLIESVALFVMVFLMIFKFV
- a CDS encoding V-type ATP synthase subunit I; this translates as MIVKMKKVLLLTLSKYKKESLEILRDFGAVHINFCNKNSDSLKKSIDNRRILMQAFSLLKEDGGVKALKSSNGNFLDIAKSIVNLGNEIKEFQDIKRSLLHERNLISVWGNFSLDDIDKLKDSGIYIQFFKIQKSEYKNLLKDPNVNVLLIQNVKNTYYFVSVSEFEQKIEIADEFKFNFDFDYINNKLKVVDEILDQKLTQISLFNKYIDILRDEIKNYDQIVEFEQVLADMQSDFEDFSYITGFVPVERQESLKSSVLKAGFAVQFADPEENDIIPTYIKRKGIANLAAPIFNILETIPGYKERDISFIFMLFFFVFFGMIVGDAAYGVIFFLIGILLSLSFILRGKPLTPIHGLIFYLSISSILYGSMTGTWFGSPLILEIFPILNSFKVSYLTDKDSVQNVIFICFSIGVLQIALAHAWNFLRQVKEKPHIHSIAQIGWLIAIIGLYYLVLNLIISQSRFPMHSVVYNVIYLGIALVFIFGKQDGSNFFKCILKSFGGIIEQFLTTVSGFADIISYIRLFAVGLAGLSISASFNTMSIPLLKSSNIGFIIVGAIVILFGHVLNIMLSLLSVVVHGLRLNMLEFSNHLGQEWNGYAYKPFRKIKK